The following coding sequences lie in one Arachis hypogaea cultivar Tifrunner chromosome 9, arahy.Tifrunner.gnm2.J5K5, whole genome shotgun sequence genomic window:
- the LOC112712987 gene encoding uncharacterized protein, whose amino-acid sequence MSEEVINSTTVTNFIDDKDGFDKFVQECFDMVDENGDDMLSLEEVRGGFRKLLPFGSESQPMKPMDEGMLKLIFERFDQDKNGKLDITEFKSLMTEIMNAVARGIDGFPIIVNLEKDSMLMNAIQHELVTQSSSK is encoded by the coding sequence ATGAGCGAAGAGGTTATTAACAGCACCACCGTAACGAATTTCATTGACGACAAAGATGGCTTTGACAAATTTGTCCAGGAATGTTTCGACATGGTGGACGAAAATGGGGACGACATGCTTTCCCTTGAGGAAGTACGTGGTGGATTCCGAAAGCTTTTGCCATTCGGTTCGGAGTCACAACCAATGAAGCCAATGGATGAGGGCATGTTGAAGTTGATATTCGAGAGGTTCGACCAGGATAAAAACGGAAAACTCGATATAACGGAGTTTAAGTCATTGATGACGGAGATCATGAACGCCGTAGCCCGTGGGATTGATGGATTTCCAATCATTGTCAATCTTGAGAAAGATAGCATGCTGATGAACGCAATTCAACATGAATTGGTCACACAATCATCATCTAAGTAA